The proteins below are encoded in one region of Lagenorhynchus albirostris chromosome 7, mLagAlb1.1, whole genome shotgun sequence:
- the RFK gene encoding riboflavin kinase, with product MRHLPYFCRGQVVRGFGRGSKQLGIPTANFPEQVVDNLPADVSTGIYYGWASVGSGDVHKMVVSIGWNPYYKNTKKSMETHIMHTFKEDFYGEILNVAIVGYLRPEKNFDSLESLISAIQGDIEEAKKRLDLPEHLKLKEHDFFQVPKSKIMNGH from the exons ATGAGGCACCTGCCGTACTTCTGCCGCGGCCAGGTGGTGCGGGGCTTCGGTCGCGGCTCCAAGCAGCTGGGCATCCCTACAG CTAATTTTCCTGAACAAGTAGTAGATAATCTTCCAGCTGATGTATCCACTGGCATATATTATGGTTGGGCCAGTGTTGGAAGTGGAGACGTCCATAAGATGGTGGTGAGCATAGGATGGAACCCGTactacaaaaatacaaaaaagtccATG GAAACTCATATCATGCATACTTTCAAAGAGGACTTCTATGGGGAAATTCTCAACGTGGCCATTGTTGGCTACCTCAGACCAGAAAAGAACTTTGATTCTTTAG AGTCACTTATTTCAGCAATTCAAGGTGATATTGAGGAAGCTAAGAAACGACTAGATTTACCAGAACATTTGAAACTCAAAGAACACGATTTCTTCCAGGTTCctaaaagcaaaataatgaaTGGCCACTGA